The Streptomyces sp. NBC_00162 genome window below encodes:
- a CDS encoding nitroreductase family deazaflavin-dependent oxidoreductase has protein sequence MTTEIDWDNPTDPRPGSWQLDHVKQYVASNGAEGQFWNGTQTLLLTTVGRVSGNPVRTPLIYGEDDGRYLIVASKGGDPAHPLWYRNLTEHPEVRIQVGPRTLQGTARTATAEERAAYWPLMVKHWPAYDEYQTKTDREIPIVVIEPVSGE, from the coding sequence ATGACGACCGAGATCGACTGGGACAACCCGACCGACCCGAGGCCCGGAAGCTGGCAGCTCGACCACGTCAAGCAGTACGTGGCCTCGAACGGGGCCGAGGGCCAGTTCTGGAACGGCACCCAGACCCTGCTGCTCACCACCGTGGGCAGGGTATCCGGCAACCCGGTGCGCACGCCCCTCATCTACGGTGAGGACGACGGCCGTTACCTCATCGTCGCCTCCAAGGGCGGCGACCCGGCGCACCCGCTCTGGTACCGGAACCTGACCGAGCACCCCGAGGTCCGCATCCAGGTCGGCCCCCGGACCCTCCAGGGCACGGCCCGTACCGCGACGGCCGAGGAGCGTGCCGCGTACTGGCCGCTGATGGTGAAGCACTGGCCCGCCTACGACGAGTACCAGACCAAGACCGACCGCGAGATCCCGATCGTCGTCATCGAACCCGTCAGCGGCGAATAA
- a CDS encoding TetR/AcrR family transcriptional regulator gives MSLPERGTGRRTLIADTAIDLVAAGGLRALTHRAVDAAAVLPAGSTSYYFRTRTALISACYQRLAELDLADFDGEGPPVPPPDREAAAAALAGLLYRWLTTGRARQLARFELSLEAARNPELETDFHRAGQGARARAAAVLAALGADRPEEAADLLVAWADGLLYDRLAGAFARSRPAPDLSELTSVTRRMLDAALGP, from the coding sequence ATGTCCCTCCCCGAACGCGGAACCGGCCGCAGGACCCTCATCGCGGACACCGCGATCGACCTCGTCGCCGCGGGCGGGCTGCGGGCCCTGACCCACCGGGCGGTCGACGCGGCGGCGGTGCTGCCGGCGGGCAGCACCTCGTACTACTTCCGTACGCGGACGGCACTGATCTCCGCCTGCTACCAGCGCTTGGCGGAGCTGGACCTCGCCGACTTCGACGGGGAGGGGCCGCCGGTTCCGCCGCCGGACCGGGAGGCGGCCGCGGCGGCCCTCGCCGGACTGCTGTACCGCTGGCTGACGACGGGCCGCGCACGCCAGCTGGCCCGCTTCGAGCTCAGCCTGGAGGCGGCCCGCAACCCGGAGCTGGAGACGGACTTCCACCGGGCCGGCCAAGGGGCGCGGGCCCGGGCGGCGGCGGTCCTCGCCGCACTCGGCGCGGACCGCCCCGAGGAGGCCGCCGACCTGCTGGTCGCCTGGGCCGACGGGCTCCTCTACGACCGGCTGGCCGGGGCCTTCGCCCGCTCCCGCCCGGCGCCGGACCTGTCCGAACTGACCTCCGTCACCCGGCGGATGCTCGACGCGGCCCTCGGCCCCTAG
- a CDS encoding family 20 glycosylhydrolase — protein sequence MRLLRLLIATACAVFALALPGVGAGAGAAQAAAAGPPQTVPALRQWTAGTGAYTFTDATRIVVDPAYTAQLADEAATFAQDLQALTGRSVAVATGSPAAGDIGLSLGGAALPAEGYRMTVAGSLTIQAGTDTGAFHGTRSVLQLLHRSASVPAGTAVDWPAKAERGLMVDQGRKFFTVDWLKQHIKELAYLKLNYFHFHLSDTFGFRLESSTHPEIVSADHYSKQDIADLVELGRKYHVTIVPEIDTPGHMNAVLAAHPELKLKSSSGAVSPDFIDLSLPGSYTLIKDLINEYLPLFPAPYWHIGADEYVTDYAKYPQLLSYARAHYGANATAKDTYYGFVNWADDLVRAGGKTTRMWNDGIKSADGTLRPHPGIVVEYWYTYGLTPQQLADAGHVVANESWTPTYYVLGGAKPDTKWMYETWTPDRFEGGNTLSNPAKNPGSLIHVWCDNPTAETEEQIAAGIMYPLRALAQQTWGSPKVATTYAAFTPLVAAVGHNPAWPGLAQPGNLALGRPTTASSTETPNFPAAAATDGDPGTRWSSAYSDPQWLQVDLGSTQSVSRVVLRWEAAYGKSFRIELSDDASTWRTVQSTTTGSGGVQDLTGLTGSGRYIRVYGTQRGTSYGYSLHEFEVYGGQLSGTRTLTAGGKALDDPASSGTSGTQLITWTPHGGPNQQWQLTLNADGSHTLVNGASRLCADVSGGSTAAGAAVVQATCTGGDSQRWKVTALGAGGYSVANKKSALLLTTASGADGALVTQQPANGSAYQQWQIT from the coding sequence ATGCGTCTGCTCAGATTGCTGATCGCCACCGCCTGCGCGGTGTTCGCACTGGCATTACCCGGCGTCGGCGCCGGAGCCGGAGCCGCCCAGGCGGCGGCCGCCGGGCCGCCGCAGACCGTACCGGCGCTGCGCCAATGGACGGCAGGAACCGGTGCGTACACCTTCACCGACGCCACGCGCATCGTCGTCGATCCCGCCTACACCGCCCAACTCGCGGACGAGGCAGCCACGTTCGCGCAGGACCTGCAGGCGCTGACCGGGCGCAGCGTGGCCGTCGCCACCGGGAGCCCCGCCGCCGGTGACATCGGCCTCAGCCTCGGCGGCGCCGCCCTGCCCGCCGAGGGGTACCGGATGACGGTCGCGGGATCTCTCACCATCCAGGCCGGGACCGACACCGGCGCGTTCCACGGCACCCGCAGCGTCCTCCAGCTCCTGCACCGGTCCGCCTCGGTGCCGGCCGGCACGGCGGTGGACTGGCCCGCCAAGGCCGAGCGCGGACTCATGGTCGACCAGGGGCGGAAGTTCTTCACCGTCGACTGGCTCAAGCAGCACATCAAGGAGCTGGCCTACCTCAAGCTCAACTACTTCCACTTCCACCTGTCGGATACCTTCGGATTCCGTCTGGAGAGCTCCACCCACCCGGAGATCGTCTCCGCCGACCACTACTCCAAGCAGGACATCGCCGACCTGGTCGAGCTCGGCCGCAAGTACCACGTCACGATCGTCCCGGAGATAGACACCCCGGGTCACATGAACGCGGTCCTGGCCGCACACCCCGAACTCAAGCTCAAGAGCAGCTCCGGCGCGGTCAGCCCCGACTTCATCGACCTCTCGCTGCCCGGTTCGTACACGCTGATCAAGGACCTGATCAACGAGTACCTGCCGCTGTTCCCGGCCCCGTACTGGCACATCGGCGCGGACGAATACGTCACCGACTACGCCAAGTACCCGCAGCTGCTCAGCTACGCCCGCGCCCACTACGGCGCGAACGCCACCGCCAAGGACACCTACTACGGGTTCGTCAACTGGGCGGACGACCTGGTGCGGGCGGGCGGCAAGACCACCCGGATGTGGAACGACGGCATCAAGTCCGCCGACGGGACCCTCCGTCCCCACCCCGGCATCGTCGTCGAATACTGGTACACCTACGGCCTCACTCCCCAGCAGTTGGCCGACGCCGGGCACGTCGTGGCCAACGAGTCCTGGACCCCCACCTATTACGTGCTCGGGGGCGCGAAGCCCGACACCAAGTGGATGTACGAGACCTGGACCCCGGACCGCTTCGAGGGCGGCAACACCCTGTCCAACCCGGCGAAGAACCCCGGTTCGCTCATCCACGTCTGGTGCGACAACCCCACAGCCGAGACCGAGGAACAGATAGCCGCCGGAATCATGTACCCGCTGCGCGCACTGGCCCAGCAGACCTGGGGATCCCCGAAGGTCGCGACGACGTACGCCGCGTTCACCCCCCTCGTCGCGGCCGTCGGGCACAATCCTGCCTGGCCCGGCCTCGCCCAGCCCGGGAACCTGGCCCTGGGCCGTCCGACCACCGCCTCCAGCACGGAGACGCCGAACTTCCCGGCGGCAGCGGCCACCGACGGCGACCCCGGCACCCGCTGGTCCAGCGCCTACAGCGACCCGCAGTGGCTCCAGGTCGACCTCGGCTCCACCCAGAGCGTCAGCCGCGTCGTGCTGCGCTGGGAGGCGGCGTACGGGAAGTCCTTCCGGATCGAGCTCTCCGACGACGCCTCCACCTGGCGCACCGTCCAGTCCACGACCACCGGCAGCGGCGGAGTGCAGGACCTGACCGGCCTGACCGGATCCGGCCGGTACATCCGCGTGTACGGCACCCAGCGGGGCACCTCCTACGGCTACTCGCTCCACGAGTTCGAGGTGTACGGCGGACAGCTGAGCGGCACCCGTACCCTCACAGCGGGCGGCAAGGCACTCGACGACCCGGCGAGCTCCGGCACGTCCGGCACCCAGCTGATCACCTGGACACCGCACGGCGGTCCCAACCAGCAATGGCAGCTGACCCTCAACGCTGACGGCAGCCACACCCTGGTCAACGGCGCGTCCAGGCTGTGCGCCGACGTCTCCGGCGGCTCGACCGCCGCGGGCGCGGCCGTCGTCCAGGCGACGTGCACCGGCGGCGACAGCCAGCGCTGGAAGGTCACCGCCCTCGGCGCCGGCGGCTACTCGGTGGCCAACAAGAAGAGCGCCCTCCTGCTGACCACGGCCTCGGGCGCGGACGGAGCCCTGGTCACCCAGCAGCCGGCCAACGGCTCGGCCTATCAGCAGTGGCAGATCACCTGA